A single Paraburkholderia sp. D15 DNA region contains:
- a CDS encoding flippase-like domain-containing protein, which produces MQSVAALHFQKSLAGILLLTKPLAFGVTLLLAVVGVVFAIGAPFLLDFHATLTGLKAAPPNLIVALAASAFISAAAKAGKQQLMQTALGLRIRLRRTLAITFITDAAFLSSPFGAAGYGVNLGLLQRAGASWTQATTVVSGDQALDLAFFAVAVPVSFISCIGLLAGVMSPKSLQMVAAAFFTMLVLACVLWVGRRKLVACTGGAMRRVGITSRFPEKWRGFVINVRDEWRHLLSGSRWRLGALLLLTTTQWLLRYGALWFILLKQGYALPPGFVVAVQALVLHAALWTGIPAGGGGGDLGLAAAFGAWVPHAAVGAALILWRFATLFCPLALGGVGMLALTLARVRVNGRG; this is translated from the coding sequence TTGCAAAGCGTCGCGGCTCTTCATTTCCAAAAAAGCCTTGCCGGAATCTTACTTTTGACGAAACCACTTGCATTCGGCGTCACGCTACTCCTCGCTGTCGTGGGTGTCGTCTTCGCGATCGGCGCGCCGTTCCTGCTGGATTTTCACGCGACACTGACCGGACTGAAAGCCGCCCCGCCGAATCTGATCGTGGCGCTGGCGGCGAGCGCATTCATCAGTGCAGCGGCCAAAGCTGGCAAACAGCAATTGATGCAAACGGCGCTGGGTCTGCGCATTCGCCTGCGGCGCACGCTAGCGATTACATTCATCACCGACGCGGCGTTCCTGAGTTCACCATTCGGCGCGGCCGGTTACGGCGTGAACCTCGGACTGTTGCAACGCGCGGGCGCTTCGTGGACGCAAGCCACCACGGTCGTGAGCGGCGATCAGGCACTCGATCTCGCATTCTTCGCCGTTGCGGTGCCGGTCTCTTTTATTTCCTGCATTGGATTGCTGGCCGGCGTGATGTCGCCCAAATCTCTGCAGATGGTTGCGGCCGCATTCTTTACGATGCTCGTATTAGCCTGCGTGTTGTGGGTCGGCAGGCGAAAACTCGTGGCATGCACCGGCGGCGCGATGAGACGCGTCGGCATCACGTCCCGGTTTCCTGAAAAGTGGCGCGGTTTTGTGATCAACGTGCGTGACGAGTGGCGTCACCTGTTAAGTGGCTCCCGCTGGCGGCTCGGCGCGCTGCTGCTTCTAACGACAACGCAATGGCTGCTCCGCTACGGCGCGCTGTGGTTCATTCTGCTGAAGCAGGGTTATGCGTTGCCGCCAGGTTTCGTGGTGGCCGTTCAGGCGCTGGTGCTGCACGCCGCGTTATGGACAGGTATTCCGGCGGGTGGGGGTGGCGGCGATCTGGGACTTGCTGCCGCGTTCGGCGCGTGGGTGCCTCACGCGGCGGTCGGCGCGGCACTCATTCTGTGGCGCTTCGCGACGCTTTTCTGTCCGTTGGCCTTGGGGGGAGTGGGCATGCTTGCGTTGACCCTCGCCCGGGTTCGGGTCAACGGACGCGGTTGA
- a CDS encoding inclusion body family protein produces MSRVTDVLVSFDTATILQAYPNPSKNPDAPTQIDPRYVYMITNQDNVISGQAGGELDIKAQVGDLIRWRETSLSLGFETQAIFYRFIGNVGNELISTPTPRMAEASIPVPNTSNPAVPTCQKVANYYWSSEMLKEGRVTYHFNFQIIDRACKSNGCFSWDPFISIHN; encoded by the coding sequence ATGTCACGCGTGACCGATGTTCTCGTCTCATTCGATACCGCAACCATCCTGCAAGCGTACCCGAACCCTAGCAAAAACCCTGACGCGCCGACGCAGATCGATCCGCGTTACGTCTACATGATCACGAATCAGGACAACGTGATCTCCGGTCAGGCCGGTGGCGAACTCGACATCAAGGCGCAAGTGGGCGATCTGATCCGGTGGCGTGAAACGAGCCTCTCGCTGGGCTTCGAAACGCAGGCGATTTTCTATCGGTTTATCGGCAACGTGGGCAACGAGTTGATCTCGACGCCGACGCCGCGGATGGCGGAAGCGTCGATCCCGGTGCCGAATACGAGCAATCCGGCCGTGCCGACCTGCCAAAAGGTCGCGAACTACTACTGGTCGTCGGAAATGCTGAAGGAAGGTCGTGTGACGTATCACTTCAACTTCCAGATCATCGACCGCGCGTGCAAGTCCAACGGCTGCTTCTCGTGGGATCCGTTCATCTCGATCCACAACTGA
- a CDS encoding MFS transporter has product MSRLDFKLLGPCLLAIAIDAMGFGLVYPMMSAIFSDPHAGVLASNTSIATRNFYLGLGYGIYPFFMFFGSSLMGNLSDGYGRRKILLLCIAGLSASYFLMAFGALYASVWLLLGGRGLSGLMAGCQGIAQAAITDMSTQQNKAYNMSIMSLAFSAGVIVGPVLGGVTSDRTLSPLFNYGTPFLLVGALSAACAIWTACSYRDAVAAPGNARVDLLLPLRIIYQAATHGKVAFLSVVFFLMQVGYGLYLQTIMLLLQTRFHYSGSLLGLFSGLIGVCFVLGLLFVVRWMLRVWNVVEIAMTGLLIAGVGQILSALFPREMVLWCLAMLVGCFDMVAYTTMYTAFSDAVSAERQGWALGIAGSVMALAWVVTGLLTNLLPVFGETGLLLVGGVSFLVSFVMMWAYGRLHSRSHSTSHTSASA; this is encoded by the coding sequence ATGTCCCGACTCGATTTCAAGCTTCTCGGTCCGTGCCTGCTCGCCATTGCGATCGACGCAATGGGATTCGGCCTCGTCTATCCGATGATGTCGGCTATCTTCAGCGACCCGCACGCGGGTGTGCTCGCCAGCAATACCTCTATCGCCACGCGCAATTTCTACCTCGGATTGGGCTACGGCATCTATCCGTTCTTCATGTTCTTCGGGTCGTCGCTCATGGGCAATCTGTCCGATGGGTACGGCCGCCGAAAGATCCTGTTGCTGTGTATCGCCGGACTCTCTGCCAGCTACTTCCTGATGGCGTTCGGTGCGCTGTACGCGAGCGTCTGGCTGCTGCTGGGCGGACGCGGGTTGAGTGGACTGATGGCCGGTTGTCAGGGTATCGCGCAAGCTGCCATCACCGATATGAGTACGCAGCAAAACAAGGCGTACAACATGAGCATCATGTCGCTGGCGTTCAGTGCGGGCGTGATTGTCGGGCCGGTGCTGGGCGGCGTCACGTCGGACCGGACGCTCTCGCCGTTGTTCAACTACGGCACACCGTTTCTGCTGGTCGGCGCGCTGTCGGCGGCGTGTGCGATCTGGACCGCGTGCTCGTATCGCGATGCGGTCGCGGCGCCGGGAAACGCGCGCGTCGATTTGCTGCTGCCGCTGCGCATCATCTATCAGGCCGCGACGCACGGGAAGGTCGCATTTCTGTCCGTGGTTTTCTTTCTGATGCAGGTGGGTTACGGACTTTATCTGCAAACGATCATGCTGTTGCTGCAAACGCGGTTCCACTATTCGGGTTCGCTGCTCGGCCTGTTCAGTGGTTTGATCGGCGTGTGTTTCGTGCTCGGTCTACTGTTCGTCGTGCGCTGGATGCTGCGGGTCTGGAACGTGGTCGAGATTGCCATGACGGGGTTGTTGATTGCGGGTGTCGGTCAGATTCTGTCGGCACTGTTTCCACGCGAGATGGTGTTGTGGTGCCTCGCCATGCTGGTCGGTTGTTTCGATATGGTCGCGTACACCACCATGTACACCGCGTTCTCCGATGCGGTCAGCGCGGAACGTCAAGGTTGGGCGCTGGGCATTGCGGGCTCCGTGATGGCGCTCGCGTGGGTCGTCACCGGCTTGCTGACCAACCTGTTGCCGGTGTTCGGAGAAACGGGTTTGCTTCTGGTCGGCGGCGTCAGCTTTCTGGTGAGCTTTGTGATGATGTGGGCCTATGGACGTCTGCACTCGCGTTCGCATTCGACGAGTCATACGAGCGCGAGCGCTTGA
- a CDS encoding AidA/PixA family protein codes for MSGQHDDVLVIVDAATLLTAYPDVSLDADAPTPIDGVHVYVVNAADAQQIGHNDSRIAATLNAGDELHLRASALSLRAHESVVFYRFTLSDANVIAPWEAVTRDATLSVPDPADLLQPTSQKISEHYWRAAVLAAGKVSCTADFIVLGGDEKIRGYFSWEIDIEIDV; via the coding sequence ATGTCAGGTCAGCATGACGATGTCCTCGTCATCGTCGATGCCGCTACGCTGCTGACTGCGTATCCCGACGTCAGTCTCGATGCCGACGCGCCGACGCCGATCGACGGCGTGCACGTCTACGTCGTGAATGCCGCCGACGCGCAGCAGATCGGCCACAACGACAGCCGGATCGCCGCCACGCTGAACGCCGGGGACGAACTGCATCTGCGTGCGAGCGCATTGTCGTTGCGGGCGCACGAAAGCGTGGTCTTCTATCGCTTCACGTTGAGCGACGCGAATGTCATCGCACCTTGGGAAGCGGTAACGCGCGACGCCACGCTTTCCGTGCCCGACCCGGCCGATCTGCTGCAACCGACGAGCCAGAAGATCAGCGAGCACTACTGGCGCGCCGCAGTGCTGGCGGCCGGCAAAGTGTCCTGCACCGCGGACTTCATCGTGCTTGGGGGCGATGAAAAAATTCGCGGTTACTTCAGTTGGGAGATCGACATCGAGATAGACGTGTAG